In one window of Spartinivicinus marinus DNA:
- the parE gene encoding DNA topoisomerase IV subunit B, giving the protein MSKYNAESIEVLSGLDPVRKRPGMYTDTTRPNHLAQEVIDNSVDEALAGFASQIVVTLNKDNSLSVSDNGRGMPVDIHPEEGISGVELILTRLHAGGKFSNKNYQFSGGLHGVGVSVVNALSSHLEVTIKRGGQVYRMGFLGGEKASDLKAVTECKKRDTGTTVRFLPDPKYFDSHKFSVVRLKHVLRAKAVLCPGLEIIFNDQAANETEHWYYEDGLQDYLKQATEAFETLPPTPFIGSMAGNTEAVDWAVQWLPEGGDLTTESYVNLIPTAQGGTHVNGLRTGLLEAMREFCEFRNLLPRGVKLSPDDIWERCSYVLSAKLQDPQFSGQTKERLSSRECAAFVSGVVKDAFSLWLNQHTAEAEQLAELCINNAQRRLKASKKVARKKVTAGPALPGKLADCSSQDSERTELFLVEGDSAGGSAKQARDREFQAIMPLRGKILNSWEVESGDILASQEIHDISVALGIDPASSDLSGLRYGKICILADADSDGLHIATLLCALFVRHFKPLVEAGHVYVAMPPLYRIDIGKEVYYALDEAEKQGILDRISAENKKGKVNVQRFKGLGEMNPMQLRETTMALDTRRLVQLTLDDDEATFETMDMLLAKKRSSDRKQWLERFGNLAEV; this is encoded by the coding sequence ATGAGTAAATATAACGCTGAATCCATAGAAGTACTAAGTGGCCTGGACCCGGTTCGGAAAAGGCCGGGGATGTACACAGACACCACGCGTCCTAACCACTTGGCTCAAGAGGTCATTGATAACAGTGTTGATGAAGCGCTGGCGGGATTTGCTAGCCAGATAGTGGTAACCCTGAATAAGGATAACTCACTGTCAGTGTCGGATAATGGCCGTGGAATGCCAGTTGATATACATCCAGAAGAAGGTATTAGCGGAGTTGAGTTAATTCTGACTCGTCTCCATGCAGGTGGAAAATTCTCCAATAAAAACTATCAGTTCTCTGGTGGTTTGCATGGGGTGGGGGTGTCTGTTGTTAATGCGTTATCCAGTCACTTAGAGGTAACTATTAAGCGAGGTGGTCAGGTTTACCGAATGGGCTTTTTAGGGGGAGAAAAAGCCAGTGACTTAAAAGCTGTGACTGAGTGTAAAAAGCGGGACACCGGAACAACTGTACGTTTTTTGCCTGATCCTAAATATTTCGATTCTCATAAGTTTTCAGTAGTCCGACTTAAACATGTATTAAGGGCAAAAGCGGTCCTTTGTCCTGGGCTGGAAATTATTTTTAATGATCAAGCCGCTAATGAGACTGAGCATTGGTATTACGAAGATGGCCTGCAAGATTATTTAAAACAGGCAACAGAAGCATTTGAGACGTTGCCCCCTACCCCTTTTATTGGCTCGATGGCTGGTAATACCGAAGCGGTAGACTGGGCTGTACAGTGGTTACCAGAAGGCGGGGATTTAACTACAGAAAGCTATGTCAACCTGATCCCTACGGCGCAAGGTGGTACCCATGTAAATGGCTTACGCACCGGGTTATTAGAAGCCATGCGTGAATTCTGTGAGTTTCGTAATTTATTGCCTCGGGGAGTCAAGCTAAGCCCGGATGATATTTGGGAGCGCTGTAGCTATGTGCTTTCTGCTAAGTTGCAAGACCCGCAGTTTTCGGGACAAACCAAAGAACGTTTGTCTTCCCGTGAATGTGCTGCATTTGTTTCTGGTGTTGTGAAAGATGCCTTTAGCTTATGGCTAAATCAGCATACGGCAGAAGCTGAACAATTGGCTGAGTTGTGTATCAATAATGCCCAAAGGCGGTTAAAAGCGAGCAAAAAAGTAGCACGTAAAAAAGTCACGGCAGGCCCAGCTTTACCTGGTAAATTAGCTGATTGCTCCAGCCAAGACTCTGAACGTACTGAACTATTTTTAGTAGAGGGCGACTCGGCTGGAGGCTCTGCCAAACAAGCGCGTGACAGAGAGTTTCAGGCAATTATGCCGTTGCGGGGGAAGATTCTGAACTCTTGGGAAGTAGAATCTGGTGATATTTTAGCCTCGCAAGAAATTCACGATATTTCCGTTGCTCTTGGTATCGATCCAGCCAGCAGTGATTTAAGTGGTTTAAGATATGGCAAAATTTGTATCCTGGCTGATGCAGACTCGGATGGCTTGCATATAGCTACATTGTTATGCGCACTATTTGTACGTCACTTTAAGCCTTTAGTAGAAGCAGGTCATGTGTATGTGGCAATGCCACCATTGTATCGTATCGATATTGGTAAAGAAGTGTATTACGCTTTGGATGAAGCAGAGAAACAAGGCATTTTAGACCGCATCAGTGCTGAAAATAAAAAAGGTAAAGTCAATGTGCAGCGGTTTAAGGGGTTGGGTGAAATGAACCCTATGCAGTTACGGGAAACCACCATGGCACTCGACACCCGTCGTTTAGTGCAGCTAACCCTGGATGATGACGAAGCTACATTTGAAACCATGGACATGTTGCTTGCAAAAAAACGTTCAAGTGATCGAAAGCAATGGCTAGAGCGGTTTGGTAATTTGGCTGAGGTTTAG
- a CDS encoding TolC family outer membrane protein yields the protein MALKPFTTTLLVSLLASPLVMAEKADLLTIYQQALESDAQFAAARQQFNASQEADDQGLAGLLPQVNLSASTSNSQSVQLQNGISNRTSGGNTHGWSASLEQPVFQLQSWFTYTKSKKEVSQAEKQLSLEAQSLILRVAEAYFNALRAEDSLETAKARETAFKRQYEQAQQRFEVGLIAKTDVLEAKAVYDNARVTRITAENDVEVSYEAIRTITNQLPGNLGKLDKNMPVKAPTPAKIESWVKTALKNNLAVQVANESVKVAEEEVKRQKSGHAPTVSAKAEYGHRAQPSTRSVFTDSNGKSNTTTYSLNFNFPIYSGGLTSSRSRAASSLLSKAMHDKDFQVRTTYQQTRNFFNTVNSDVQRVDARWQSTVSSASALEATESGYEVGTRNIIDVLEAQSNLYNSQQDYLNARYDFIINTLKLKQQAGTLSPDDLTELNKWISKAGNTELLPAIKDSERL from the coding sequence ATGGCATTGAAACCTTTTACTACTACCCTGCTAGTTTCCCTGCTTGCCAGCCCTTTGGTGATGGCCGAAAAGGCAGACTTGCTGACCATTTACCAACAGGCTTTGGAAAGTGACGCCCAGTTTGCTGCTGCTCGCCAGCAGTTTAATGCCAGCCAAGAAGCAGATGATCAAGGGTTGGCCGGATTGCTTCCTCAAGTCAACCTGTCTGCCAGCACCTCTAATAGTCAGTCTGTGCAACTTCAAAATGGTATTTCTAACCGTACCAGTGGCGGCAATACCCATGGCTGGAGTGCCTCTTTAGAACAGCCTGTTTTTCAGCTGCAAAGTTGGTTTACTTACACTAAATCCAAAAAGGAAGTCAGTCAGGCAGAAAAGCAGCTTAGTTTAGAGGCACAATCATTGATTTTACGAGTTGCAGAAGCCTATTTTAATGCGCTACGCGCCGAAGATAGCCTTGAAACTGCGAAAGCTCGTGAAACTGCTTTTAAACGCCAGTATGAACAGGCACAGCAACGCTTTGAGGTTGGCTTAATTGCAAAAACAGATGTACTTGAAGCCAAGGCTGTTTATGACAATGCCCGAGTCACTCGAATCACTGCAGAAAATGATGTAGAAGTGAGCTACGAAGCCATCCGCACAATTACCAATCAGCTACCAGGTAATTTAGGCAAGCTCGATAAAAATATGCCAGTGAAAGCACCCACTCCTGCCAAAATTGAAAGCTGGGTAAAAACAGCGCTGAAAAACAATCTAGCCGTTCAGGTAGCTAATGAGTCAGTCAAAGTAGCAGAAGAAGAAGTGAAGCGTCAGAAATCAGGACATGCCCCCACAGTCAGTGCTAAAGCAGAATACGGTCACCGAGCACAACCCAGCACTCGTTCAGTGTTCACTGATAGTAATGGCAAGTCAAATACCACCACTTATAGTTTGAACTTTAATTTCCCTATTTACAGTGGTGGCCTGACTAGTTCACGGTCTCGCGCAGCTTCATCTTTACTTTCCAAAGCCATGCACGATAAAGACTTTCAAGTAAGAACCACTTATCAGCAAACTCGCAACTTCTTTAATACAGTCAATTCTGATGTACAACGGGTAGATGCCAGATGGCAAAGCACAGTTTCGTCTGCCAGTGCATTAGAAGCGACTGAAAGCGGCTATGAAGTAGGTACGCGGAATATTATTGACGTATTAGAGGCCCAGTCAAACCTCTATAACTCTCAGCAAGACTACTTGAATGCCCGCTACGATTTCATTATCAACACGCTGAAGTTGAAGCAGCAGGCTGGTACGCTAAGCCCAGACGACTTAACTGAGTTGAACAAGTGGATTAGCAAAGCGGGCAATACTGAGTTGTTACCAGCAATTAAGGACAGTGAACGGCTTTAA
- a CDS encoding DUF1249 domain-containing protein has product MRKAGYIVDLVKQQAVCEANYFRLCKLLPGNDEDLRRIAISHGRYQGILTLKVVERCKYTSVISLIHDAEWGEWAIAPLMSVRVYHDVQMAEVISAQQKRHFAAKYSYPNPQMFHPDEKAQLNRFLADWLAFCLEQGHSYEPVTLSS; this is encoded by the coding sequence ATGAGGAAAGCAGGCTATATAGTAGATTTGGTCAAACAACAGGCAGTCTGTGAGGCCAATTACTTTAGGCTGTGTAAGCTGTTGCCTGGTAATGATGAAGATCTAAGGCGAATAGCCATCTCTCATGGTCGCTATCAGGGCATTTTGACGCTCAAGGTTGTTGAGCGCTGTAAATACACCTCAGTTATAAGTCTGATACATGATGCTGAATGGGGGGAGTGGGCTATTGCTCCCTTGATGAGTGTAAGGGTTTATCATGATGTTCAAATGGCAGAAGTCATCAGTGCTCAACAGAAGCGCCACTTTGCTGCAAAGTATAGCTATCCTAACCCGCAAATGTTCCATCCTGATGAAAAAGCACAGCTAAACCGGTTTTTGGCAGATTGGCTGGCATTTTGTTTAGAGCAAGGACACTCATATGAACCTGTGACCTTGTCATCTTGA
- the cpdA gene encoding 3',5'-cyclic-AMP phosphodiesterase: MSVNTASQVALRILQVTDSHLYASQQGQLLGVNTQDSLKAVLIAFSQLQREVDLMLVTGDISQDGSPESYQRFVDCTASYEIPQRWIAGNHDEYLLMQQLYKSKPCLNKAFVAQDWQVLMLNSNVPGKVYGELADEELNYLKQQLDNSTAKYTMICLHHHTLPVGCDWLDNIGLRNADKFNQLIDQYDQVKLVLCGHIHQELDRQDYHARYLGSPSTCVQFARHSSEFKLDNLAPGFRLINLMENGDIVTSVHRAEQFNFQIDEDAIGY, translated from the coding sequence TTGTCAGTAAATACAGCATCACAGGTGGCACTACGAATTTTACAAGTAACTGATAGTCACCTTTATGCAAGCCAGCAAGGACAACTCCTGGGGGTGAATACTCAGGATAGCTTAAAGGCAGTTCTTATCGCATTTTCTCAGTTGCAGCGGGAAGTTGACTTGATGCTAGTAACTGGCGACATATCACAAGATGGTAGTCCAGAGTCTTATCAGCGCTTTGTAGATTGCACGGCCTCTTATGAAATTCCCCAGCGCTGGATTGCTGGTAATCATGATGAATATCTTTTAATGCAGCAGTTGTATAAAAGTAAGCCCTGTTTAAATAAGGCTTTTGTGGCACAAGACTGGCAGGTGCTGATGCTGAACTCTAATGTGCCAGGCAAGGTTTATGGTGAGTTGGCTGATGAGGAGCTGAACTATCTTAAACAACAATTAGATAATTCAACTGCAAAATATACAATGATTTGTTTGCATCACCATACGTTACCTGTGGGCTGTGATTGGTTAGATAATATTGGGCTTCGAAATGCAGATAAATTTAACCAGTTAATTGATCAATATGATCAGGTTAAGTTGGTGTTATGTGGGCACATTCACCAAGAGCTTGACCGTCAAGACTATCATGCCCGCTACCTGGGCTCTCCTTCCACTTGTGTGCAATTTGCCAGGCATAGTTCTGAGTTCAAACTGGATAACTTAGCCCCTGGATTTCGCTTAATTAACTTGATGGAAAATGGCGACATTGTAACCAGTGTTCACCGAGCAGAGCAGTTTAACTTTCAAATTGATGAAGATGCTATTGGGTATTAG
- a CDS encoding YqiA/YcfP family alpha/beta fold hydrolase — translation MISQSALASPLIVYIHGFCSSPASTKARLLIGSLKTQPFLHQVWVPALPFGPEQAIDLLWARLQQESQQKPVYLIGSSLGGYYGTWLYQQLSLRQQKSKSVYETKLVLINPAVRPYEMMADYLGEHNNYYTGEQYILTQEHVNQLKALQISAITNPDNCLLLVQTGDETLDYRKAVDYYQASPTQVIPGGSHGFERFAEYLPQIYKFFGLL, via the coding sequence ATGATAAGTCAAAGTGCGTTAGCCAGTCCGCTGATTGTATATATTCATGGCTTTTGTAGCTCGCCTGCTTCAACTAAAGCTCGTTTGTTAATTGGGTCACTGAAGACGCAGCCATTTTTACATCAAGTGTGGGTGCCAGCCTTACCTTTTGGACCTGAACAGGCCATTGATTTATTGTGGGCTCGCCTTCAACAAGAAAGTCAGCAAAAGCCTGTTTATTTAATTGGCAGCTCTTTAGGTGGCTATTATGGCACCTGGCTATATCAGCAGCTAAGCCTGCGTCAGCAAAAAAGTAAAAGTGTTTATGAAACAAAACTGGTTTTGATTAACCCTGCTGTTCGTCCTTATGAAATGATGGCAGATTACTTAGGTGAACATAATAACTATTATACTGGTGAGCAGTATATCCTGACTCAGGAGCATGTTAACCAGCTGAAGGCACTACAGATTTCGGCTATTACTAATCCAGACAACTGTCTATTGCTGGTACAAACAGGTGATGAGACTTTAGACTACCGAAAAGCTGTTGACTATTATCAAGCAAGTCCAACCCAGGTTATCCCTGGGGGAAGCCACGGTTTTGAAAGGTTTGCAGAATATTTGCCGCAAATTTATAAGTTTTTCGGTCTACTTTAA